In Daphnia pulex isolate KAP4 chromosome 7, ASM2113471v1, one genomic interval encodes:
- the LOC124198152 gene encoding extensin-2-like, whose amino-acid sequence MVNYCVVLLLVVISLMAGSTIGVPMSPGYGGYQTTTTKEYYTTPPPYYTTSRYATTTYYTEPSKYYTTTYAAPVYYTEAPKYYTTKAPEYYTTTYAAPAYYTESPKYHTTKAPEYYTTKYYTETPTYYTQAAEYYTVAPNYLTTTYAASSYYTEEPKYYSAPSYTTKAPEYYTSTYAAPAYYTEAPKYYTTKAPEYYTTTYAAPAYYTEAPKYYTTKAPEYYTATYAAPAYYNEATTYYSAPSYYTEAPTYYTTKAAEYYTETPVYYTTTYAAPSYYTEAPKYYSAPSYTATTEVAKYSAAPTYYTAAAPSYYVEPKYYTEAPVYYTEKTEYYTTTYAAPVYFTEEPKYYSAPSYYQTEAPVYYTTKATEYYTTTYVAPSYYTDAPKYYTTKAPEYYTTSYAAPTYYTEAPKYYSAPSYYTTKAPEYYTTTYASPAYYREAPKY is encoded by the exons atgg TTAACTActgcgtcgtgctgctgttggtcgttatatcgttgatggctgggtcgaccattggtgtaccgatgtctcctgggtacgGCGGTtaccaaacaacaacgacgaaggaatactacaccacgccGCCACCTTACTATACAACATCAAGATACGCCACAactacttactacaccgagccctccaagtactacacgactacgtatgctgccccagtttactacaccgaggctccaaagtactacaccaccaaggcaccggagtactacacgactacgtatgctgccccagcttactacaccgagtctcccAAGTACCataccaccaaggcaccggagtactacaccactaa atactacaccgagactcCAACTTATTACACTCAAGcggccgagtactacaccgtaGCACCTAATTACCTAACTACAACCTATGCTGCTTcaagttactacaccgaagaacccaagtattactctgccccgagctatACCACGAAAGCGCCCGAGTACTACACgtctacgtatgctgccccagcttactacaccgaggctcccaagtactacaccaccaaggcacccgagtactacacgactacgtatgctgccccagcttactacaccgaggctcccaagtactacaccactaaggcacctgagtattaCACTGCtacctacgctgccccagcATACTACAACGAGGCTACCAcgtattactctgctccaagctactacaccgaggccccaacttactacaccaccaaagcagctgaatattacaccgagactccagtttactacactacaacctacgctgctcctagttactacactgaagcgcccaagtactactctgccccgagctacacagCCACAACTGAGGTGGCCAAGTATTCCGCagccccaacttactacacagcggctgctccttcgtactacgttgagccgaaatactacaccgaggctccagtttactacaccgaaaagaCCGAATATTACACAACCACGTACGCTGCCCCAGTTTACTTCACCGAGGAACCCAAatattactctgctccaagctactaccaaaCAGAGGCAcctgtttactacaccaccaaggcaaccgagtattacactacaacctacgttgcccccagctactacactgacgcacccaagtactacactaccaaggcacctgagtattacaccactagTTATGCTGCAccgacctactacaccgaagctccgaagtactactctgccccgagttactacaccactaaggctcctgaatattacaccacaacctacgcttctccagcttactacagggaggctcctaaatactag
- the LOC124198149 gene encoding tetratricopeptide repeat protein 30A-like — MSFNSIKDGEFTKTIYTMIKDERYHDAITTLVTIVDANPTSKAGLSLLGYCCFHIQDFSNAASCYEQLYSLYSEQEEYKLYWAQSLYEAGHYGSSLKVCNQIADPKLKGKVLKLEAAIRFAEEDLAAALNKVSACFALSSPNDVDTLVNMGCIRFKEEDYSRALNKFQGAVHVSGFEPQLLYNVAICHYKMKEYAPAIKSIADIIERGIRDHPELSVGMATEGLEVRSVGNTLALHKSALVEAFNLKAATEYQLKNFEGAKEALTDMPPRLESELDPVTLHNMALLTADANPSESFDKLQFLLLQQVAQQQQQLENPEARLTSAGPLVCPPETFANLLLLYCKYEYFDLAADLMAEHADLTYKHLSPYVFDFLEALIIQQTSPEEAFAKFDALCVRYGETVRRTGTNLKEARRQQHSHAISAAGLAHEQALEIYLPVLMNQAKIYWDRENYVQVEKLFRQSAELCGDADVWRLNVAHTLFMQENKFREATSFYEPLVKQNYDNILDVSAVVLANLCVCYLVTSQNEEAEELLRKLEKEEEQKSLENPQSKFFHLSIVNLVIGTLYCSKGNYEFGISRVIKSLEPYHQKLGTDTWFYAKRCLMSLLENMAKQVVVIKDSIVDDILQFLDSCQFYGREVQTILENPTAVNSHVSSARFTVTYEARIIKCLLLQIIRN; from the exons ATGTCTTTCAATAGCATTAAAGATGGTGAATTTACGAAAACTATTTACACAATG ATTAAAGACGAGCGCTATCACGACGCTATTACGACACTCGTCACAATTGTGGATGCCAACCCAACG TCGAAAGCTGGATTGTCATTATTGGGTTACTGCTGCTTTCACATACAGGACTTCTCTAATGCTGCAAGTTGCTACGAACAACTTTACAGTCTTTACAGCGAGCAAGAAGAGTACAA ACTTTACTGGGCACAATCGCTTTACGAAGCCGGGCATTATGGCAGCTCGTTAAAAGTTTGCAATCAAATCGCGGATCCGAAATTAAAGGGGAAGGTTTTGAAACTGGAAGCAGCTATTCGATTTGCGGAAGAAGATTTAGCAGCAGCTCTGAATAAAGTCAGCGCTTGTTTTGCATTGAGTTCGCCCAACGATGTCGATACATTAGTCAACATGGGTTGCATTCGATTCAAA GAAGAAGACTATTCAAGAGCACTGAACAAATTCCAAGGCGCTGTGCACGTCTCGGGATTCGAGCCGCAATTGCTCTACAACGTCGCAATCTGCCattataaaatgaaagaatatgCACCCGCCATCAAGTCGATTGCAGATATTATCGAACGAGGGATCCGGGATCACCCTGAATTGAGTGTAGGCATGGCAACGGAAGGATTGGAAGTAAGATCAGTGGGAAACACGCTAGCTCTACACAAAAGTGCTCTTGTGGAAGCATTCAATCTCAAAGCCGCTACCGAATACCAACTGAAGAATT TCGAAGGAGCAAAGGAAGCTCTGACGGATATGCCTCCTCGATTGGAATCGGAGCTGGATCCGGTGACGTTACACAACATGGCGTTGCTGACGGCGGATGCCAATCCAAGTGAAAGTTTTGACAAACTTCAATTCCTTCTCCTACAACAAGTagcccaacagcagcagcaacttgaAAACCCTGAGGCGAGATTGACGAGTGCCGGACCGTTAGTCTGTCCGCCTGAAACTTTCGCCAATCTACTTCTTCTGTATTGTAAATACGAATATTTCGACTTGGCTGCCGATCTGATGGCGGAACATGCGGATTTAACCTATAAGCATCTCAGTCCC TATGTGTTCGATTTCCTCGAGGCGCTCATCATTCAGCAAACATCGCCGGAAGAAGCTTTTGCCAAGTTTGACGCCCTTTGCGTTCGTTACGGAGAGACAGTTCGGCGGACGGGGACCAACTTGAAAGAAGCTCGGAGACAACAGCATTCTCATGCTATCAGTGCTGCTGGGCTTGCACATGAGCAAGCATTGGAAAT TTACCTGCCCGTTTTAATGAATCAAGCAAAGATTTACTGGGATCGAGAAAACTACGTTCAAGTAGAGAAACTTTTCCGCCAGTCTGCTGAACTCTGTGGAGATGCTGATGTGTGGCGTTTGAACGTCGCCCACACTTTGTTTATGCAAGAGAACAAGTTTCGAGAGGCTACCAGTTTCTATGAACCACTCGTGAAACAGAACTACGACAAC ATTTTGGACGTCAGTGCGGTGGTGCTTGCAAATCTGTGCGTTTGCTACTTGGTTACGTCCCAAAATGAGGAAGCTGAAGAACTCTTGAGAAAActggagaaagaagaggagcAGAAAAGTCTTGAGAATCCACAATCCAAATTCTTTCATCTTTCGATCGTTAACCTTGTTATTGG GACACTGTATTGCTCTAAAGGTAATTACGAATTCGGCATTTCCCGCGTAATTAAAAGCCTCGAGCCTTATCATCAGAAGCTGGGAACGGATACTTG GTTTTACGCTAAACGATGCCTCATGTCACTGCTGGAGAATATGGCGAAGCAAGTTGTAGTGATAAAAGACTCGATTGTTGATGACATCCTGCAGTTTCTCGATAGCTGTCAAT TTTACGGAAGAGAGGTGCAAACGATCCTGGAAAATCCAACAGCTGTCAACTCCCATGTTAGTAGTGCTCGATTCACTGTAACCTACGAAGCGAGAATAATTAAATGTCTCCTGCTGCAAATCATCCGAAACTGA
- the LOC124198151 gene encoding LIM domain-binding protein 2-like, whose protein sequence is MPSVMASPMGGPGGMGGHPPNMGGVGPPMGGPGSGPGGPNPGMGPMGGPGPMGGMGGPGGPIGGPMGGPPGPMGGPGERIDQHPGGPPFFNRRHPGPYFNQPDYRIYELNKRLQQRTEVVAMESDNLWWDAFATEFFEDDATLTLTFCLEDGPKRYTIGRTLIPRYFRTIFEGGVTELNYQLRHAKESFHQTTITLDCDQCTMVTQHGKPMYTKVCTEGRLILEFTFDDLMRIKSWHFAVRTHRELVPRSVLGSQDPSLLDQMSKNVTRQGITPATLNYLRLCVILEPMQELMSRHKAYALSPRDCLKTTLFQKWQRMVAPPETQRPPNKRRKRKGSQTGGGAGINQAQPAAPNKKRSPGPNFSLASQDVMVVGEPSLMGGEFGDEDERLITRLENTQYDPAVSLDDPSGGGGGGPPSAPPSQFNSGPPGPQGPNDPSPWGVVPKQGGGNKGGGGDAGKKSPAVSQ, encoded by the exons ATGCCAAGTGTGATGGCAAGCCCTATGGGTGGGCCAGGAGGAATGGGGGGTCATCCGCCTAACATGGGAGGTGTGGGGCCTCCAATGGGCGGACCTGGATCAGGACCAGGAGGACCCAACCCTGGAATGGGACCGATGGGTGGCCCTGGCCCCATGGGTGGAATGGGAGGACCAGGAGGACCTATCGGAGGTCCAATGGGTGGCCCACCTGGCCCAATGGGAGGACCCGGAGAGAGAATAGACCAACATCCTGGAGGTCCACCGTTCTTCAACAGAAGGCATCCCGGTCCTTATTTCAACCAGCCAGACTACAGAATTTACGAACTTAACAAACGGTTGCAACAGAGGACTGAAGTAGTTGCAATG GAAAGTGATAACCTTTGGTGGGATGCCTTTGCCACCGAATTCTTCGAGGACGATGCCACGCTTACATTAACATTTTGTCTAGAAGACGGGCCTAAACGATACA CTATCGGCCGGACGTTGATTCCACGCTATTTCCGTACCATCTTTGAGGGAGGTGTCACCGAATTGAACTATCAGCTGCGACACGCGAAAGAATCCTTCCATCAGACAACTATAACTTTAGACTGCGATCAATGCACCATGGTTACTCAGCACGGAAAGCCCATGTACACTAAAGTCTGTACGGAGGGACGTTTGATATTAGAATTTACCTTTGACGATTTGATGCGAATCAAGTCGTGGCATTTTGCTGTCCGGACACACCGAGAGCTCGTTCCCAG ATCGGTCCTGGGCAGCCAAGATCCTTCACTTTTAGATCAAATGAGCAAAAATGTCACCAGACAAGGCATCACACCCGCCACACTCAACTATTTAAGA TTGTGCGTCATTCTGGAACCGATGCAGGAGCTTATGTCAAGACACAAGGCCTATGCGCTGAGTCCACGCGATTGTCTCAAAACTACTCTTTTCCAAAAGTGGCAAAGGATGGTTGCTCCACCCG AAACTCAAAGGCCGCCAAACAAACGACGTAAGAGAAAAGGATCGCAGACTGGTGGAGGTGCAGGAATAAATCAAGCTCAGCCAGCAGCCCCCAACAAGAAACGATCACCTGGCCCAAATTTCTCTCTAGCATCTCAG GATGTCATGGTAGTTGGAGAGCCGTCGTTAATGGGTGGTGAATTCGGCGATGAAGACGAGAGATTAATAACTCGATTAGAGAACACCCAGTATGACCCAGCCGTCTCACTAGACGATCcttctggtggtggtggagggggTCCTCCTTCCGCTCCTCCGTCCCAATTCAACAGTGGGCCGCCTG GACCTCAGGGACCGAACGATCCCAGTCCGTGGGGCGTGGTTCCAAAGCAGGGCGGCGGAAATAAAGGTGGTGGGGGAGACGCAGGGAAGAAAAGCCCAGCAGTAAGCCAGTGA
- the LOC124198418 gene encoding serine/threonine-protein phosphatase 1 regulatory subunit 10-like, whose product MNCLVLQLKLFIRNLIDLEQTQCGEPSTTLEPLTASLPTPDSLNPHGGPGGQGLNNAGPGPGTPLYPGPSPGPGPGPNPGFATPTHGGGGGGHTPLPGQGSHFVHGPPSYNSSPVPPGPSTPGQGGGNSNHFPSPGPGYNPQGGPGGNEVHHILNQ is encoded by the exons atgaattGTTTAGTCCTGCAACTAAAATTGTTCATCAGAAATTTGATTGACCTC GAGCAGACCCAGTGTGGAGAGCCATCAACCACCCTGGAGCCACTTACAGCCTCCCTCCCTACCCCGGACTCGCTGAACCCGCACGGTGGTCCAGGAGGACAGGGGCTGAATAACGCGGGTCCCGGTCCGGGCACGCCGCTTTACCCTGGTCCGTCACCTGGACCGGGCCCCGGCCCGAATCCGGGATTCGCCACACCTACTCACGGAGGGGGCGGAGGCGGTCACACGCCACTTCCTGGACAAGGTAGTCACTTCGTCCACGGACCGCCTAGCTACAACTCATCCCCCGTACCACCTGGGCCCTCCACTCCTGGCCAAGGAGGTGGCAATTCCAATCATTTTCCATCGCCAGGACCCGGTTATAATCCACAGGGAGGACCTGGAGGTAATGAAGTTCATCAcattttgaatcaatga
- the LOC124198148 gene encoding small G protein signaling modulator 3 homolog isoform X2, which yields MDLALSLFGNHSTEGYISGKDIASNSQVACAEDDDGEFHIDVSEGITISGDGQIPPGLINPGGPFSALIPSMVPQEILVKLNSTNDTDDPNEQPEFRFDEFGFRVEEEDGPEPVSNKLLSTPFIEDPQQRLMWIAYLEFTHNTEVGDLTWDKVQPRLLRTEKLSNMIRAGIPHSLRPQIWMRLSGALEKKMNSDVSYKEIVRASSNDHLMVSRQIEKDLLRTLPSNVCFSLSQGTGIARLRRVLRGIGWLYPDLGYCQGVGVIAAVFLLLLEEEDAFWLLCAIVEDLLPASYYTPSLIGVQADQRVLRQLLVNFLPSVDTLLRDHDIELSLIALPWFVTLFTSVLHIRVLLRVWDLFFCEGSVAIFRIALAMIRSHEPQLRELQNSADIFNALSDLPRTIHEVDELLDVAYSLAGSFSDVTLDSYRRRHLAYLMSDRGTLVGNPESAANLPKQHLSRRKVKTSRPLLQMLLFGDEDDQDDMRSKNIRQTEVLVDLREAVLQIGRHFQLADARLAHLPLTPDYSMESHGQDHEIYAGVMRSKKRRAKALLDFERHDDDELGFRKNDVITVISQKDEDCWIGELNGLRGWFPAKFVQLLDERSKQYSSAGDDSINENIAHLVRGTLAPTIKQVLEHGMKKASILGTTCHPWLFIEEAASKEVEKDFASVYSRLILCKTFRLDEDGKVLTPEELLYRCVQAVNISHDVVHAQMDVKLRSLICMGLNEQVLHLWLEVLGSSISTIQKWYYPGSFLASPGWVQVKCDLRVLTQFPFNLNLEWELPVNKKSVNRQPLKEGVRDMLVKHHLFSWDL from the exons ATGGACCTGGCTCTGAGTTTATTTGGAAATCACTCTACAGAAGGATATATTTCTGGAAAAGATATTGCATCG AACTCTCAGGTTGCTTGTGCTGAGGATGATGATGGGGAATTCCACATTGACGTGTCTGAAGGAATAACCATATCTGGAGATGGGCAGATTCCACCAGGATTAATTAACCCAGGTGGACCTTTTTCCGCACTTATTCCTTCCATGGTTCCACAAGAGATCTTAGTTAAATTAAACAGTACTAATGATACTGATGACCCAAATGAACAACCAGAGTTTAG ATTTGATGAATTCGGATTTCGagtggaggaagaagatggGCCTGAACCAGTATCTAACAAATTATTGAGCACACCATTCATTGAAGATCCACAGCAAAG GTTGATGTGGATTGCATATCTGGAATTTACACACAACACTGAAGTTGGAGATTTGACATGGGACAAAGTTCAGCCTCGCTTACTACGCACAGAAAAGCTCTCTAACATGATCCGTGCTGGTATCCCCCATTCTCTTCGACCTCAGATTTGGATGAGGTTATCTGGTGCGctggagaagaaaatgaattcggATGTCTCTTACAAAGAAATAGTCCGAGCTTCCTCCAATGATCACTTAATGGTTTCAAGGCAGATTGAAAAAGACCTTTTACGAACATTGCCGAGCAATGTCTGCTTTTCTCTCAGTCAAGGAACGGGAATCGCAAG aTTACGTCGAGTGTTACGAGGCATCGGATGGTTGTATCCCGACTTGGGTTACTGCCAAGGAGTTGGTGTAATCGCTGCCGTTTTCCTACTACTTCTCGAAGAAGAGGATGCCTTTTGGTTACTCTGCGCCATTGTAGAAGATTTGCTCCCAGCTTCATACTATACTCCATCTTTAATAG GTGTCCAAGCAGATCAACGAGTATTACGGCAGttacttgttaattttttgcCTTCAGTTGATACTCTTTTACGAGATCATGATATCGAACTCTCTCTTATCGCCTTGCCATG GTTCGTTACTCTGTTTACTTCGGTGTTACACATCCGTGTGTTACTGCGCGTTTgggatttgtttttctgtgaGGGTTCAGTGGCTATCTTTCGAATCGCCTTAGCTATGATACGAAGCCACGAGCCGCAGCTAAGGGAACTGCAAAATTCAGCAGACATTTTCAATGCGTTGTCCGATTTGCCTCGAACGATCCACGAAGTTGATGAGCTATTAGACGTGGCCTATTCTCTAGCTGGATCTTTCAGCGATGTCACTTTAGACAGTTACCGTCGCCGTCATCTGGCCTATCTGATGTCAGATCGTGGTACATTAGTAGGTAATCCTGAATCGGCAGCCAATCTTCCTAAGCAGCATTTGAGCCG GAGAAAAGTTAAGACTTCACGCCCACTACTTCAAATGTTACTATTTGGTGATGAAGACGATCAAGATGACATGCGATCTAAAAACATTCGTCAAACTG AGGTCCTTGTGGATTTACGTGAAGCAGTTCTTCAGATAGGACGTCATTTCCAACTTGCAGATGCAAGGCTAGCGCATCTACCTCTAACACCGGATTATTCTATGGAGAGTCATGGCCAAGATCACGAGATTTACGCCGGAGTGATGCGTAGTAAAAAAAGGCGTGCAAAAGCATTATTGGATTTTGAACGGCACGATGACGATGAACTTGGCTTTCGCAAAAATGATGTTATAACAGTTATCAGCCAAAAG gaTGAAGACTGCTGGATCGGAGAGTTGAATGGTCTTCGTGGTTGGTTTCCCGCTAAATTTGTGCAACTACTTGACGAACGCTCTAAACAGTACAGCAGTGCCGGGGACGATTCTATCAATGAAAATATTGCCCATTTAGTCCGGGGCACTCTTGCACCCACAATCAAACAAGTTTTAGAACATGGAATGAAAAAAGCTTCCATTTTAG GTACAACCTGTCATCCTTGGTTGTTTATTGAGGAAGCTGCTAGCAAAGAAGTGGAGAAAGATTTTGCTTCAGTTTACTCTAGACTTATTCTATGTAAAACATTCCGGCTGGATGAGGATGGAAAGGTTCTCACCCCAGAAGAG CTTTTATACCGATGTGTCCAAGCTGTTAACATCTCGCACGATGTTGTTCATGCTCAAATGGATGTAAAACTGCGAAGTCTTATTTGTATGGGTCTCAATGAACAGGTTCTCCATCTCTGGCTTGAAGTCCTTGGTTCAAGCATCAGTACCATCCAAAAATG GTATTATCCAGGCAGCTTTCTGGCCAGTCCTGGTTGGGTGCAGGTCAAATGTGATCTAAGAGTCCTGACTCAGTTTCCTTTTAACCTCAACCTTGAGTGGGAGCTACCGGTCAACAAAAAGAGCGTCAACAGACAACCTTTGAAGGAAGGAGTACGCGACATGCTAGTGAAACATCACCTTTTCAGCTGGGATTTGTGA
- the LOC124198148 gene encoding small G protein signaling modulator 3 homolog isoform X1 — translation MDLALSLFGNHSTEGYISGKDIASQNSQVACAEDDDGEFHIDVSEGITISGDGQIPPGLINPGGPFSALIPSMVPQEILVKLNSTNDTDDPNEQPEFRFDEFGFRVEEEDGPEPVSNKLLSTPFIEDPQQRLMWIAYLEFTHNTEVGDLTWDKVQPRLLRTEKLSNMIRAGIPHSLRPQIWMRLSGALEKKMNSDVSYKEIVRASSNDHLMVSRQIEKDLLRTLPSNVCFSLSQGTGIARLRRVLRGIGWLYPDLGYCQGVGVIAAVFLLLLEEEDAFWLLCAIVEDLLPASYYTPSLIGVQADQRVLRQLLVNFLPSVDTLLRDHDIELSLIALPWFVTLFTSVLHIRVLLRVWDLFFCEGSVAIFRIALAMIRSHEPQLRELQNSADIFNALSDLPRTIHEVDELLDVAYSLAGSFSDVTLDSYRRRHLAYLMSDRGTLVGNPESAANLPKQHLSRRKVKTSRPLLQMLLFGDEDDQDDMRSKNIRQTEVLVDLREAVLQIGRHFQLADARLAHLPLTPDYSMESHGQDHEIYAGVMRSKKRRAKALLDFERHDDDELGFRKNDVITVISQKDEDCWIGELNGLRGWFPAKFVQLLDERSKQYSSAGDDSINENIAHLVRGTLAPTIKQVLEHGMKKASILGTTCHPWLFIEEAASKEVEKDFASVYSRLILCKTFRLDEDGKVLTPEELLYRCVQAVNISHDVVHAQMDVKLRSLICMGLNEQVLHLWLEVLGSSISTIQKWYYPGSFLASPGWVQVKCDLRVLTQFPFNLNLEWELPVNKKSVNRQPLKEGVRDMLVKHHLFSWDL, via the exons ATGGACCTGGCTCTGAGTTTATTTGGAAATCACTCTACAGAAGGATATATTTCTGGAAAAGATATTGCATCG CAGAACTCTCAGGTTGCTTGTGCTGAGGATGATGATGGGGAATTCCACATTGACGTGTCTGAAGGAATAACCATATCTGGAGATGGGCAGATTCCACCAGGATTAATTAACCCAGGTGGACCTTTTTCCGCACTTATTCCTTCCATGGTTCCACAAGAGATCTTAGTTAAATTAAACAGTACTAATGATACTGATGACCCAAATGAACAACCAGAGTTTAG ATTTGATGAATTCGGATTTCGagtggaggaagaagatggGCCTGAACCAGTATCTAACAAATTATTGAGCACACCATTCATTGAAGATCCACAGCAAAG GTTGATGTGGATTGCATATCTGGAATTTACACACAACACTGAAGTTGGAGATTTGACATGGGACAAAGTTCAGCCTCGCTTACTACGCACAGAAAAGCTCTCTAACATGATCCGTGCTGGTATCCCCCATTCTCTTCGACCTCAGATTTGGATGAGGTTATCTGGTGCGctggagaagaaaatgaattcggATGTCTCTTACAAAGAAATAGTCCGAGCTTCCTCCAATGATCACTTAATGGTTTCAAGGCAGATTGAAAAAGACCTTTTACGAACATTGCCGAGCAATGTCTGCTTTTCTCTCAGTCAAGGAACGGGAATCGCAAG aTTACGTCGAGTGTTACGAGGCATCGGATGGTTGTATCCCGACTTGGGTTACTGCCAAGGAGTTGGTGTAATCGCTGCCGTTTTCCTACTACTTCTCGAAGAAGAGGATGCCTTTTGGTTACTCTGCGCCATTGTAGAAGATTTGCTCCCAGCTTCATACTATACTCCATCTTTAATAG GTGTCCAAGCAGATCAACGAGTATTACGGCAGttacttgttaattttttgcCTTCAGTTGATACTCTTTTACGAGATCATGATATCGAACTCTCTCTTATCGCCTTGCCATG GTTCGTTACTCTGTTTACTTCGGTGTTACACATCCGTGTGTTACTGCGCGTTTgggatttgtttttctgtgaGGGTTCAGTGGCTATCTTTCGAATCGCCTTAGCTATGATACGAAGCCACGAGCCGCAGCTAAGGGAACTGCAAAATTCAGCAGACATTTTCAATGCGTTGTCCGATTTGCCTCGAACGATCCACGAAGTTGATGAGCTATTAGACGTGGCCTATTCTCTAGCTGGATCTTTCAGCGATGTCACTTTAGACAGTTACCGTCGCCGTCATCTGGCCTATCTGATGTCAGATCGTGGTACATTAGTAGGTAATCCTGAATCGGCAGCCAATCTTCCTAAGCAGCATTTGAGCCG GAGAAAAGTTAAGACTTCACGCCCACTACTTCAAATGTTACTATTTGGTGATGAAGACGATCAAGATGACATGCGATCTAAAAACATTCGTCAAACTG AGGTCCTTGTGGATTTACGTGAAGCAGTTCTTCAGATAGGACGTCATTTCCAACTTGCAGATGCAAGGCTAGCGCATCTACCTCTAACACCGGATTATTCTATGGAGAGTCATGGCCAAGATCACGAGATTTACGCCGGAGTGATGCGTAGTAAAAAAAGGCGTGCAAAAGCATTATTGGATTTTGAACGGCACGATGACGATGAACTTGGCTTTCGCAAAAATGATGTTATAACAGTTATCAGCCAAAAG gaTGAAGACTGCTGGATCGGAGAGTTGAATGGTCTTCGTGGTTGGTTTCCCGCTAAATTTGTGCAACTACTTGACGAACGCTCTAAACAGTACAGCAGTGCCGGGGACGATTCTATCAATGAAAATATTGCCCATTTAGTCCGGGGCACTCTTGCACCCACAATCAAACAAGTTTTAGAACATGGAATGAAAAAAGCTTCCATTTTAG GTACAACCTGTCATCCTTGGTTGTTTATTGAGGAAGCTGCTAGCAAAGAAGTGGAGAAAGATTTTGCTTCAGTTTACTCTAGACTTATTCTATGTAAAACATTCCGGCTGGATGAGGATGGAAAGGTTCTCACCCCAGAAGAG CTTTTATACCGATGTGTCCAAGCTGTTAACATCTCGCACGATGTTGTTCATGCTCAAATGGATGTAAAACTGCGAAGTCTTATTTGTATGGGTCTCAATGAACAGGTTCTCCATCTCTGGCTTGAAGTCCTTGGTTCAAGCATCAGTACCATCCAAAAATG GTATTATCCAGGCAGCTTTCTGGCCAGTCCTGGTTGGGTGCAGGTCAAATGTGATCTAAGAGTCCTGACTCAGTTTCCTTTTAACCTCAACCTTGAGTGGGAGCTACCGGTCAACAAAAAGAGCGTCAACAGACAACCTTTGAAGGAAGGAGTACGCGACATGCTAGTGAAACATCACCTTTTCAGCTGGGATTTGTGA
- the LOC124198153 gene encoding mitotic apparatus protein p62-like has translation MVEEEYFWGVQLDAKTKEIEWNPEKNFPKEEKEDGMPIPRHSLMIKQAILSHEAAEGEMAVIEAEAVGYAQSNIKTLISVLVQGKDHQRSLDLVFHDAPVKLRLIKGSGPVHLVGAHGVAYRYMGEDDSSDDEDGMGEEMDDEDDEEVEDVKPPTKKIKKEEPPPKGSPAKRGGKK, from the exons ATGGTTGAAGAAGAATACTTTTGGG GTGTCCAGCTCGATGCCAAGACCAAGGAAATTGAATGGAATCCAGAGAAAAACTTCccaaaggaggaaaaggaagaCGGTATGCCCATTCCCCGCCACAGCCTCATGATCAAGCAGGCTATCCTCAGCCATGAGGCAGCGGAAGGAGAGATGGCTGTCATTGAAGCTGAGGCAGTTGGTTACGCACAGTCAAACATCAAGACCCTCATCAGTGTCTTGGTGCAAGGCAAGGATCATCAGCGATCCTTAGACCTGGTTTTTCATGATGCCCCAGTCAAGTTGAGGCTAATCAAAGGATCGGGGCCAGTTCACCTTGTTGGTGCTCATGGTGTCG ccTATCGCTACATGGGTGAAGATGACAGTTCAGATGATGAAGATGGTATGGGTGAAGAGATGGATgatgaagacgatgaagaagTGGAAGACGTCAAACCACCTACTAAGAAAATCAAGAAGGAAGAACCTCCTCCTAAAGGAAGTCCAGCAAAACGAGGAGGCAAAAAATAG